The following coding sequences lie in one Miscanthus floridulus cultivar M001 chromosome 9, ASM1932011v1, whole genome shotgun sequence genomic window:
- the LOC136483273 gene encoding transcription factor LHW-like, giving the protein MNNQFRVGIQTIAIIPVLPRGVLQLGSTGLVMENTNFVMFAKKLCSHLNNRSSMAVSASAKNSSSQHGQSRPDTATVSTSTPPHALLNASLLKVVQQNGHPVREHTVYAEPDLRFIQQASFCETQFGRNLRSVGMNSNLTSPSLTSVKNQSLLMNNIGQLQLNNNAHSTADLAMARDIILKSLVRHDSSVCENTNMNMHHGRYVVSNDINGPGNFDFLPVGARASRANLSTSVSSQILDHASGTLQQKQSLVPFKVPQSSELAKKMENPESRPFQTPSVRTSESDGQVSNCFNMDQENLLSRSNNVRQDQKINRFSDPSANVSTQRMKNRDGCEAGMPIERASSLLVEPAADNDLFDMFGSEFHQFSHNVGADLVSWSGTESQNSDRDVPESSIYLNSSPLFSSLDNELHYSGILSLTDTDQLLDAVISNVNPTGKQCTDDSASCKTALTDVPSTSHLGSVDLKRCESSGMPSMLIKHELAQFVKQPCLFDKSEEGCLSQNNGMHKSQIRLWIESGQNMKCESASTSNSKGLDTPSKANRKRSRQGESPKPRPKDRQLIQDRIKELRELVPNGAKCSIDGLLEKTVKHMLFLQSVTKNADKLKDSTESKILGSENGPLWKDYFEGGATWAFDVGSQSMTCPIIVEDLDRPRQMLVEMLCEDRGIFLEIADFIKGLGLTILRGVMEMRKSKIWARFTVEANRDVTRMEIFLSLVRLLEPNCDGSGVAENANNMNMPLGLVRQPVIPATGRI; this is encoded by the exons GTTATGGAAAACACAAATTTTGTGATGTTTGCAAAGAAGTTGTGTTCTCATCTAAACAACCGTTCAAGCATGGCTGTATCTGCTTCAGCTAAGAACAGTTCAAGTCAGCATGGTCAGTCACGTCCTGATACTGCAACTGTGTCAACTAGCACACCGCCACATGCATTGCTGAATGCATCTTTGCTTAAGGTTGTGCAACAGAATGGCCACCCTGTTAGAGAGCACACTGTCTATGCTGAGCCTGATCTTCGGTTTATACAACAAGCATCCTTCTGCGAGACCCAATTTGGAAGAAATTTACGGAGTGTTGGTATGAACTCAAATTTGACCTCCCCAAGCTTGACATCAGTTAAAAATCAGTCACTCTTGATGAACAACATTGGGCAGTTACAGTTGAATAATAATGCACATTCAACAGCAGATTTGGCAATGGCAAGAGATATCATATTAAAATCCCTTGTGCGTCATGACTCTTCTGTCTGTGAAAATACAAACATGAATATGCATCATGGAAGATATGTGGTATCCAATGATATAAATGGTCCTGGGAATTTTGATTTTCTCCCTGTAGGTGCTAGAGCAAGCAGAGCCAACTTATCTACCAGTGTATCGAGTCAAATATTGGACCACGCATCAGGAACATTGCAGCAGAAACAGTCTCTAGTTCCGTTCAAGGTTCCCCAATCTTCTGAATTGGCTAAGAAAATGGAGAACCCTGAAAGTAGGCCATTTCAAACTCCTTCAGTTCGAACTTCTGAATCTGATGGTCAGGTTTCTAACTGTTTCAACATGGACCAAGAGAATCTATTGAGTAGGTCAAACAATGTCCGACAAGACCAAAAGATTAATAGATTTAGTGATCCAAGTGCTAATGTCAGCACGCAGAGAATGAAGAACAGGGATGGATGTGAGGCAGGAATGCCCATTGAGAGAGCTTCCTCGTTGCTCGTGGAGCCTGCTGCAGATAATGACTTGTTTGATATGTTTGGTTCTGAATTTCATCAGTTCTCCCACAATGTTGGTGCTGATTTGGTCTCCTGGAGTGGTACAGAGTCTCAGAATTCAGATAGAGATGTCCCTGAGTCATCAATATATCTCAATAGCTCACCCCTTTTCAGTTCACTAGACAATGAGCTTCACTATTCTGGTATCTTATCACTAACTGATACTGATCAGCTATTGGATGCTGTCATCTCAAATGTCAATCCAACTGGAAAACAGTGTACTGATGATAGTGCTTCTTGCAAGACTGCATTGACGGATGTTCCTAGCACATCTCATCTTGGTTCAGTAGACTTGAAGAGATGTGAGTCCTCCGGCATGCCTTCCATGCTAATTAAGCACGAATTGGCACAGTTTGTTAAACAGCCATGTCTCTTTGATAAATCTGAGGAGGGTTGTCTTTCCCAAAATAATGGAATGCACAAATCTCAGATACGTCTTTGGATTGAGAGCGGTCAGAACATGAAATGTGAAAGTGCTTCGACTTCTAATAGCAAAGGTCTTGATACTCCAAGCAAGGCAAATCGCAAGAGATCTCGACAAGGAGAAAGTCCTAAGCCACGACCTAAGGACCGGCAACTTATACAGGACCGTATTAAAGAGCTACGTGAGCTTGTACCGAATGGGGCAAAG TGTAGCATTGATGGTTTGTTGGAGAAGACAGTTAAGCACATGCTTTTCTTACAAAGTGTGACGAAGAATGCAGACAAGCTCAAGGACTCTACTGAGTCTAAG ATACTTGGTAGTGAAAATGGCCCCCTTTGGAAAGACTACTTTGAAGGTGGGGCAACCTGGGCTTTCGATGTCGGCTCTCAGTCTATGACATGTCCAATCATTGTTGAGGATCTTGACCGACCTCGTCAGATGCTTGTGGAG ATGCTTTGCGAGGACAGAGGAATCTTCTTGGAGATAGCTGATTTCATCAAAGGACTTGGATTGACTATCTTGAGGGGTGTGATGGAAATGCGCAAAAGTAAAATCTGGGCAAGATTTACTGTTGAG GCGAACCGGGACGTAACCAGAATGGAAATCTTTCTATCGCTTGTGCGCTTACTGGAGCCAAATTGTGATGGCAGTGGAGTGGCAGAGAACGCTAACAACATGAACATGCCTCTTGGTTTGGTGCGCCAACCTGTCATCCCAGCAACAGGCCGCATCTAA